A single genomic interval of Lentimicrobium saccharophilum harbors:
- a CDS encoding spermidine synthase produces the protein MKISRDAFRYLSSFAGGQIIEQYTGDVNPVIEVALVNGRYQLNAENVNYSYGPLHDAFRKYFRLDPPDLNPDDEVLILGFGAGSVAVILREELGFDNPLTGVELDGVVLRAAQEHFNIGRLPALEIIRDDALAYIERCTQYFKLIVVDIYLDRFVPPQFENEAFIRNLYRIIVPGGKVVFNKFAGSPGLEKEASALEKRFAEIFSNTSTFRIAVNKRAPNLMITGTR, from the coding sequence GTGAAAATCAGCCGTGATGCCTTCAGGTATCTATCCAGTTTTGCCGGCGGGCAGATCATTGAGCAATATACAGGCGATGTTAATCCTGTGATTGAGGTTGCCCTCGTGAACGGCCGTTATCAGCTGAATGCTGAAAATGTAAACTATTCGTACGGGCCGTTGCACGATGCATTCAGAAAGTATTTCCGGCTGGACCCTCCTGACCTGAATCCAGATGATGAGGTGTTGATTCTTGGCTTCGGCGCGGGAAGCGTGGCAGTTATCCTTCGTGAAGAGTTAGGGTTTGATAATCCGCTTACCGGTGTTGAACTTGATGGCGTTGTGCTGAGGGCTGCACAGGAGCATTTCAACATCGGGCGGCTGCCGGCACTTGAAATCATCCGGGATGATGCTTTGGCTTATATTGAGCGTTGTACGCAGTATTTCAAACTGATCGTTGTGGATATCTACCTGGACCGCTTTGTGCCTCCGCAATTTGAAAATGAAGCCTTTATCCGGAACCTGTATCGCATAATTGTGCCGGGCGGAAAGGTGGTTTTCAATAAATTCGCCGGTTCACCCGGCCTGGAGAAGGAGGCTTCGGCACTGGAGAAGCGCTTTGCTGAAATATTCAGCAACACTAGCACTTTCAGGATAGCAGTGAATAAGCGGGCCCCAAATCTGATGATAACCGGAACCAGATAA
- the rimM gene encoding ribosome maturation factor RimM (Essential for efficient processing of 16S rRNA), with amino-acid sequence MEGYFYLGRILKLFASKGALLVNLDADNPEDYINLESVFVRMNEQLIPFFITDIQLRHNNNAVFTFMDIDSPEQASLLTGCELYLPVEMLPPLTGNRFYYHEIKGWRVVDEAFGDTGIVEEVLEYPHQAILRIMRGEKEILVPVSDDIITGVDRENRTLSIRAPEGLIEMYLE; translated from the coding sequence ATGGAAGGGTATTTCTATCTGGGCAGAATCCTCAAACTTTTTGCTTCCAAAGGAGCCCTTCTGGTCAATCTTGATGCTGACAACCCGGAAGACTACATAAATCTGGAATCAGTTTTCGTTCGTATGAATGAACAACTGATTCCATTTTTTATTACCGATATTCAGCTCCGGCACAACAACAACGCGGTATTCACCTTTATGGATATCGACTCGCCCGAACAGGCTTCCCTGCTCACCGGCTGCGAATTATATCTGCCTGTGGAAATGCTGCCTCCCCTCACGGGTAACCGGTTTTATTACCATGAAATCAAAGGGTGGCGTGTCGTTGATGAAGCATTCGGCGATACCGGAATTGTGGAAGAAGTGCTGGAATACCCCCACCAGGCCATACTGCGCATCATGCGTGGCGAGAAAGAAATCCTCGTCCCCGTCAGCGACGACATCATTACCGGCGTCGACCGTGAAAACCGAACCCTCAGCATCCGTGCCCCGGAAGGACTGATAGAGATGTACCTGGAATAA
- a CDS encoding outer membrane beta-barrel protein, which translates to MIKRITGVLLFIAVISVQTGYGQRIMGAAIVGLNATQVDGDEVYGYKNFGLNTGLSAIVPFNNKWSVSIENIYSEKGAHQRVKYLDSLDGSYDLKLNYLEVPVLLHFTDKDIVTFGAGMSWGRLVKVWEQRNGYEMPATTLESGIYRSSDLNFLLDVRFRVFERLRFNARYAYSIRPIATREIIDSKTGRPNIRDQYNGLFSFRLIYVFNERLSRESRRQGPQPQF; encoded by the coding sequence ATGATAAAGCGAATTACAGGGGTATTGTTGTTTATTGCCGTGATTTCGGTGCAGACCGGTTATGGACAGCGGATTATGGGGGCGGCCATCGTCGGGCTGAACGCTACGCAGGTTGACGGTGACGAGGTATATGGCTATAAGAATTTCGGATTGAATACCGGGTTGTCGGCCATTGTGCCATTCAACAACAAATGGTCGGTGAGTATCGAAAATATTTACAGCGAAAAGGGTGCTCATCAGCGGGTTAAATATCTCGATTCTCTGGATGGCTCTTATGATCTGAAATTGAATTATTTAGAAGTTCCTGTATTGCTTCATTTTACGGATAAAGATATTGTTACCTTCGGAGCAGGGATGTCGTGGGGCCGCCTGGTCAAGGTGTGGGAGCAACGCAACGGTTACGAGATGCCCGCCACCACCCTCGAAAGTGGCATCTACCGAAGCAGTGATTTAAATTTCCTGCTTGATGTCAGGTTCCGGGTATTCGAACGCCTGCGGTTCAATGCCCGCTACGCTTATTCCATACGCCCCATTGCCACCCGCGAAATCATTGATTCCAAAACAGGGCGCCCCAATATCCGTGATCAATACAACGGACTGTTTTCCTTCAGACTGATCTATGTATTCAACGAACGACTGAGCCGTGAATCGAGACGTCAGGGCCCGCAGCCACAGTTTTAA
- a CDS encoding tRNA1(Val) (adenine(37)-N6)-methyltransferase yields MRIFAAMAFRFKQFSVEDTACTMKVGTDSVLLGAWAAVNGSSKILDIGTGCGILALMAAQRSGAGIIGIDIDTASVEAAHINFSRSPWSERLTAFNLSLQDFCSKNPPQFDHILTNPPFFINSLKAPLPSRNRARHNDELPFPELAKHCRQLLKPEAKLSLVLPVQEAALFLNTARENGLYLSRTLEIRPYTHRPVNRMLMEFRRNPANETATDRLGIRGEDNSYTPEYRNLTKNFYLNF; encoded by the coding sequence ATGCGTATCTTTGCCGCCATGGCATTCCGTTTTAAACAATTCAGCGTTGAGGACACCGCATGTACCATGAAGGTGGGTACCGACTCCGTATTGCTCGGCGCCTGGGCCGCGGTAAACGGCAGCAGCAAGATATTGGATATTGGCACCGGTTGCGGCATCCTCGCGCTAATGGCGGCTCAACGGAGCGGAGCGGGCATTATCGGGATTGACATTGACACAGCTTCGGTTGAGGCTGCACACATTAACTTCAGCCGTTCACCCTGGAGCGAAAGGCTTACGGCCTTTAACCTGAGCCTGCAGGACTTTTGCTCCAAAAATCCCCCGCAGTTTGACCATATCCTTACCAATCCGCCTTTTTTTATCAATTCGCTGAAAGCCCCCCTGCCTTCGCGTAACAGGGCCAGGCACAACGATGAACTGCCTTTTCCGGAACTGGCAAAACACTGCCGGCAGTTGTTGAAACCGGAAGCCAAGTTAAGCCTGGTGCTGCCTGTTCAGGAGGCTGCCCTGTTTTTGAATACTGCCAGGGAAAACGGATTATATCTTAGCCGGACGCTGGAGATCCGTCCTTACACTCACCGCCCCGTCAACCGCATGCTGATGGAGTTTAGGAGAAATCCGGCCAATGAAACTGCAACCGACAGGTTGGGTATTCGCGGAGAGGACAATTCATATACCCCTGAATACAGGAACCTTACCAAAAATTTCTACCTCAATTTCTGA
- a CDS encoding 30S ribosomal protein S16, whose product MPTKMRLQRHGKKGRPFYHIVIADGRAPRDGRFIEKIGTYNPVAKPAEIDLNFEKAYDWFVKGADPTPTVKAILSEKGVLLYNHLMKGVAKGAFTKEVAEVRFNEWKESKENKTSSAVKAIELSEKEAAKKRLEAEAKVNEARAEAIAKKRMQEAQAAAGETEEAAAEAAEEAAEEAAEEPAAEAAEETAAE is encoded by the coding sequence ATGCCAACAAAAATGAGATTACAACGTCATGGTAAAAAGGGCAGGCCTTTTTATCACATTGTAATTGCGGACGGTCGTGCACCCCGGGATGGAAGATTCATCGAAAAGATTGGCACGTATAACCCAGTTGCGAAACCTGCCGAGATTGATCTCAATTTCGAAAAAGCTTACGACTGGTTTGTTAAAGGAGCTGACCCCACCCCAACCGTGAAGGCTATCCTGAGCGAAAAGGGCGTCCTGCTCTACAACCACCTGATGAAAGGCGTTGCAAAAGGCGCATTTACCAAGGAAGTTGCTGAAGTTCGTTTCAACGAATGGAAAGAATCCAAGGAAAACAAGACCAGCAGTGCTGTGAAAGCCATTGAACTGAGCGAGAAGGAAGCTGCCAAGAAGCGTCTGGAAGCCGAAGCCAAGGTTAACGAAGCCCGCGCTGAAGCCATCGCCAAAAAACGCATGCAGGAAGCTCAGGCCGCTGCCGGCGAAACCGAAGAAGCCGCTGCCGAAGCCGCCGAAGAAGCCGCCGAAGAAGCCGCCGAAGAACCTGCAGCAGAAGCTGCCGAAGAAACCGCCGCCGAGTAA
- a CDS encoding Tex family protein, with amino-acid sequence MTDQNNQFAEMIARELNLQPWQVFNTIKLMEGGATIPFMARYRKEMTGSLDEVQLAAIRDRHQQLMELEKRREYILGSVQEQEKLTPELEKQIREATTLTALEDLYLPYKPKRKTRATIAREKGLEPLAKILMAQNPVDPEEKAEAFIDPEKSVNSAEDALAGARDIIAEWVNESLPAREQVRNLFTREAMISSRPVKGKELEGIHYQNYYDTTEQILRAPSHRILAMFRGEEEGFLRLAVEPAEEKAIARLNRIFLKGDNEVTRQVEMAVKDAYKRLLQPSMETEMRQLAKQKADDEAIKVFAGNLRQLLLAAPLGQKNVLAIDPGFRTGCKLVCLDRQGRLLHNETIYPHPPQNEVREAVAKVKNLVSAYGVEAIAIGNGTAGRETENFIRKIPFDRPLVSIMVNESGASVYSASAVAREEFPEYDVTVRGAVSIGRRLMDPLAELVKIDPKSIGVGQYQHDVNQQSLQHSLEDTVISCVNQVGVELNTASKQLLSYVSGLGPSIAGNIVEHRNKNGAFRSRKELLKVKRFGDKAFEQAAGFLRIRDAENPLDRSAVHPESYDIVQRMADSLGCTVKNLIEQEELRKKIMPEHFVTQSAGLPTINDILQELAKPGRDPREQFDLFEFDNSINSIEDLKPGMILNGIITNITAFGAFVDIGVHQDGLVHVSQMANRFVRDPNEVVKLTQKVRVKVMDVDVARKRISLSMKEAAG; translated from the coding sequence ATGACAGATCAGAATAATCAATTTGCTGAGATGATTGCCCGGGAACTGAATCTTCAGCCCTGGCAGGTGTTCAATACCATCAAGCTGATGGAAGGCGGGGCAACCATCCCGTTTATGGCCCGTTACCGCAAGGAGATGACCGGCAGTCTTGATGAAGTGCAGCTTGCGGCCATTCGCGACCGTCACCAACAGCTTATGGAGCTTGAGAAGCGCCGGGAGTATATTCTGGGTTCGGTTCAGGAACAGGAAAAGCTGACTCCGGAGCTTGAAAAGCAGATCCGGGAAGCCACTACACTCACTGCGCTCGAAGATCTTTACCTTCCCTATAAGCCCAAACGCAAAACCCGCGCGACCATTGCCAGGGAAAAAGGACTTGAACCCCTAGCAAAGATTCTTATGGCGCAAAATCCGGTTGATCCTGAAGAAAAAGCGGAAGCCTTTATTGATCCGGAGAAATCTGTAAACAGTGCCGAAGACGCCCTTGCAGGCGCCAGGGATATCATTGCCGAATGGGTCAATGAAAGTCTTCCGGCAAGGGAACAGGTGCGTAATCTGTTTACCCGGGAGGCCATGATTTCATCACGCCCGGTTAAAGGCAAGGAACTTGAAGGCATCCACTATCAGAATTATTATGATACCACTGAGCAGATTCTCAGGGCCCCTTCGCACCGCATTCTGGCAATGTTCAGGGGAGAAGAGGAGGGGTTTCTGCGCCTGGCAGTGGAGCCTGCCGAAGAAAAGGCGATTGCGCGCCTCAACAGGATATTTCTGAAAGGTGATAATGAGGTGACCCGCCAGGTGGAGATGGCAGTGAAAGATGCCTATAAAAGATTGCTGCAGCCTTCGATGGAAACGGAAATGCGGCAATTGGCCAAACAAAAGGCCGACGATGAAGCCATTAAGGTTTTTGCGGGCAACCTGAGGCAACTGTTGCTGGCAGCTCCGCTGGGACAGAAAAATGTGCTTGCCATCGATCCCGGATTCCGGACCGGATGCAAACTTGTATGTCTCGACCGGCAGGGCCGTCTGCTGCATAACGAAACCATTTATCCGCATCCACCGCAAAACGAAGTGCGTGAAGCGGTTGCCAAGGTGAAGAACCTGGTTTCGGCCTACGGTGTCGAAGCGATTGCTATCGGAAATGGCACTGCCGGAAGGGAAACGGAAAATTTCATCAGAAAAATTCCCTTCGACAGGCCCTTGGTTTCAATTATGGTGAACGAAAGTGGTGCATCCGTGTATTCGGCTTCAGCAGTCGCCCGCGAGGAGTTTCCTGAATATGATGTAACGGTCCGCGGAGCCGTTTCCATTGGCCGGCGTCTGATGGACCCCCTGGCCGAACTGGTGAAGATTGATCCTAAATCCATTGGAGTCGGTCAGTATCAGCATGATGTGAATCAGCAGTCGCTTCAACACAGTCTTGAGGATACCGTAATCAGCTGCGTGAACCAGGTTGGGGTGGAGCTGAATACGGCCAGTAAACAATTGCTGAGTTATGTTTCGGGGCTTGGACCTTCAATTGCCGGCAACATCGTGGAACACCGCAACAAAAACGGAGCCTTCCGTTCGAGAAAGGAACTGCTGAAGGTGAAACGTTTTGGGGATAAGGCTTTTGAGCAGGCAGCAGGCTTTCTGCGGATACGCGATGCCGAAAATCCTCTCGACCGGAGCGCTGTGCATCCTGAAAGCTATGATATTGTGCAACGAATGGCCGATAGCCTTGGGTGTACTGTGAAGAACCTGATAGAACAGGAGGAACTGAGGAAGAAAATCATGCCGGAGCATTTTGTTACCCAGTCAGCGGGTTTGCCAACCATCAATGATATTTTGCAGGAACTGGCCAAACCCGGCCGGGACCCGCGAGAACAATTTGATCTTTTTGAATTTGATAACAGCATCAACTCCATTGAGGACCTGAAGCCCGGGATGATTTTAAACGGCATCATTACCAATATTACTGCTTTTGGTGCTTTTGTGGATATCGGCGTCCACCAGGACGGTCTGGTACATGTTAGCCAGATGGCTAACCGTTTTGTGCGCGACCCGAATGAAGTGGTAAAACTTACCCAGAAAGTCCGTGTAAAGGTAATGGATGTAGATGTAGCCCGGAAAAGGATTTCTCTGTCGATGAAGGAAGCCGCAGGGTAG
- a CDS encoding DUF6150 family protein: MKRLLLSLILAGLMQGFVHAQKIFSCENRYDADFKVYVVKNRYDADLLVYKVSNRYDVDTDGRWYFVENRYDADKKIWFAENRYDADLLIFFVENRYDAGWRNRSKMHLVF; encoded by the coding sequence ATGAAAAGGCTCCTTCTCTCCCTGATTTTAGCCGGTTTGATGCAAGGCTTTGTCCATGCCCAAAAAATATTTTCCTGCGAAAACCGATACGATGCTGATTTTAAGGTATATGTAGTAAAAAACCGATACGATGCCGATCTGCTTGTTTACAAAGTCTCCAACCGTTACGATGTTGACACCGATGGCCGCTGGTATTTTGTGGAAAACCGCTACGATGCCGATAAAAAAATCTGGTTTGCCGAAAACCGTTATGATGCCGACCTGCTGATCTTTTTTGTTGAAAACCGCTACGATGCAGGCTGGAGAAACCGGAGTAAGATGCACCTGGTTTTTTGA
- a CDS encoding YCF48-related protein, with protein MKQIQLFLISLIMLYIPATGQLPWSRVSPVPQENTINDIAQIPGSGRLMAVGAGATVMRSDNGGTSWTIMLNPAGMNNFYTGKGIRFIDETTGFINGGRETILKTTDAGDSWSLKYQGNTMYETQYINHLQFINDSAGFACGENGLLLKSNDKGETWIPLESGTTAGLKKIIFPDSLNGFIYSGTDGLKTCDGGSTWTWDTIFRDLPVNRVDDCIFTNDSTGFVFVYSSQPDYESYIYKTTDAGNTWTQVYEDPGSAYTGKFAFFNEQQGMIACATWMYQTKILLTNDAGETWNEIAQPWLPWYSTNAFTCTGETSAIAAGNNGMIYHSSNGGQSWEAGYERIFTGAIYKAQFTDPLTGFVLTNTGSGGVASISLLTTSDGGSTWANIFQNSWSATLDFHFISNLTGYLFTEQFSDTMSVFKTTDGGDTWTICPGSLSFSIDQKDILFYDEETGIVTGDFEVYKTTDGGQNWANIAPGNGIFNKIALRSAEEILITGSYNNQAALFQSIDGGDSWTIRTIDEADFAGEIALPGDETIVVTCGTKIMKSDDNGNNWSQAATGATPIEYKALFFPSLLTGYAMGEGPFSTIEKTTNGGNTWFPLNTNTSSALNAAWFPDDDNGFVFGERGLMIETSTGGVTDANLQVTEENSALFIISPNPVSGGFILSAKPGSNLQGSATLSVTSLTGSLIREQIIRDPGQPEYVSTDMLKPGIYLITIHTKNGIQETHKLVKL; from the coding sequence ATGAAGCAAATACAATTATTTCTGATCAGCCTTATCATGCTCTATATCCCGGCTACCGGACAATTGCCCTGGTCACGCGTCTCTCCGGTACCCCAGGAAAACACCATCAACGACATCGCACAGATTCCGGGCTCCGGCAGGCTGATGGCTGTGGGCGCAGGCGCTACCGTAATGCGTTCTGACAATGGCGGAACCAGCTGGACGATAATGCTTAATCCCGCCGGAATGAATAATTTTTACACGGGGAAAGGCATACGTTTCATTGATGAAACTACCGGATTTATAAACGGCGGCAGGGAAACCATATTAAAAACCACCGATGCGGGAGATTCCTGGTCATTGAAATACCAGGGAAACACCATGTATGAAACACAATACATCAACCATCTGCAGTTTATTAATGACTCCGCCGGATTTGCATGCGGCGAAAACGGACTGCTGTTAAAAAGCAACGATAAGGGCGAAACATGGATCCCTCTTGAAAGCGGCACAACGGCGGGGCTCAAAAAAATCATTTTTCCCGACAGTTTAAATGGCTTCATTTATTCTGGAACCGACGGATTGAAAACCTGTGACGGAGGCAGCACATGGACCTGGGACACCATCTTCCGGGACCTGCCGGTAAACCGGGTTGACGACTGCATATTTACAAATGACTCCACAGGATTTGTATTTGTATATTCAAGTCAGCCAGACTACGAAAGTTACATTTATAAGACTACAGATGCCGGCAACACCTGGACTCAGGTTTATGAAGATCCGGGTAGTGCTTATACGGGAAAATTCGCCTTTTTTAATGAGCAGCAGGGCATGATCGCCTGTGCCACCTGGATGTACCAGACAAAAATACTGCTAACCAATGACGCCGGCGAAACCTGGAATGAGATAGCGCAGCCCTGGCTTCCATGGTACTCAACCAATGCATTTACATGTACCGGAGAAACCTCCGCTATCGCAGCAGGAAATAATGGAATGATCTATCATTCATCGAACGGAGGACAAAGCTGGGAAGCCGGATACGAAAGGATTTTTACAGGAGCAATCTACAAGGCACAGTTTACAGATCCCCTTACGGGATTTGTTCTTACCAACACAGGAAGCGGCGGGGTGGCAAGCATCAGCCTTTTAACAACAAGCGATGGGGGCAGCACATGGGCAAATATCTTCCAAAACAGCTGGTCAGCAACCCTGGATTTCCACTTTATCAGCAATTTAACGGGCTATCTCTTCACAGAGCAGTTCAGCGATACAATGTCTGTCTTTAAAACCACCGATGGGGGCGATACCTGGACCATTTGTCCGGGCAGCCTCAGCTTTTCCATTGATCAAAAAGACATTTTATTCTATGATGAAGAAACAGGGATCGTAACCGGAGATTTTGAGGTATATAAAACTACTGATGGCGGACAGAACTGGGCCAATATTGCTCCGGGAAACGGAATTTTCAACAAAATAGCACTCCGGTCAGCAGAAGAAATTTTGATCACCGGGTCATACAACAATCAGGCAGCACTCTTCCAGTCCATTGACGGCGGAGACAGCTGGACCATCCGGACCATAGACGAGGCTGATTTTGCCGGCGAGATTGCCTTACCGGGCGATGAAACCATAGTGGTCACCTGCGGGACCAAAATCATGAAGTCGGATGACAATGGCAATAACTGGTCGCAAGCAGCGACCGGGGCAACCCCCATCGAATATAAAGCCCTGTTCTTCCCCTCTTTGCTTACCGGGTATGCTATGGGCGAAGGCCCGTTCAGCACCATAGAAAAAACCACCAATGGCGGAAACACCTGGTTTCCTTTGAACACAAATACCTCATCCGCCCTGAATGCCGCCTGGTTTCCGGACGATGACAACGGATTTGTCTTCGGGGAAAGGGGGCTGATGATAGAAACTTCAACCGGAGGGGTGACGGATGCAAACCTCCAGGTAACCGAAGAAAACTCAGCCTTGTTTATAATCTCTCCCAATCCGGTTTCCGGTGGTTTTATCCTCAGTGCAAAGCCGGGAAGCAACCTTCAGGGTTCTGCAACACTCTCCGTTACCAGTCTGACGGGAAGTCTTATCCGGGAGCAAATCATCCGTGATCCGGGCCAGCCTGAATATGTTTCAACGGACATGCTGAAACCGGGCATCTACCTTATTACCATCCACACCAAAAACGGAATTCAGGAGACGCACAAACTAGTGAAACTTTAA